One Sphingomonas sabuli genomic region harbors:
- a CDS encoding DUF4402 domain-containing protein, producing the protein MNKALIFAGAVAALALTGTANAAPTPATTDATATARIYTPLTLTSTQDLDLGTIVLSGTGPYTDTVSVDRDGNFSCGSGNVTCSGTTQAALYEATGTLDQTLTVSVASTLNLVNQTQTSADLVLSVDAPGTVVLDGDGFVEFGIGGSIDVSDTTADGVYEGTFAVSADYQ; encoded by the coding sequence ATGAACAAGGCTCTGATCTTCGCCGGTGCGGTTGCCGCCCTGGCGCTCACCGGCACCGCCAATGCGGCGCCGACCCCGGCGACGACGGATGCGACGGCCACGGCCCGCATCTACACGCCGCTCACGCTCACTTCGACCCAGGACCTCGACCTCGGCACCATCGTGCTGAGCGGCACGGGCCCCTACACCGACACCGTCAGCGTCGACCGCGACGGCAACTTCAGCTGCGGTTCGGGCAACGTGACCTGTTCGGGCACGACGCAGGCCGCTTTGTATGAAGCCACCGGCACGCTCGACCAGACGCTGACCGTCTCGGTTGCCTCGACGCTGAACCTGGTAAACCAGACCCAGACTTCGGCCGACCTCGTGCTCAGTGTCGACGCTCCGGGCACCGTCGTCCTCGACGGCGATGGCTTTGTCGAATTCGGCATCGGCGGCTCGATCGACGTCAGCGACACGACCGCCGACGGTGTTTATGAAGGCACCTTCGCCGTCAGCGCCGACTACCAGTAA
- a CDS encoding transglycosylase domain-containing protein produces MARTDTGTARSSIRTAFKLLLYAALLGVIALVVAVAVAVTALPSYSKMTKRSDLGQMIRVHGADGTELLSIGPSFGQWLTYDQIPQSMRSALIAVEDRRFRSHIGVDPIGIARAIGSAVTRGRRVSATSTITQQLARNIFLTNNRSMGRKIKEGVLALALERKFSKDQILELYLNRVYFGGGAYGIDAASRRFFGHGADQLSLGEAAIIAGLVKAPSNYAPTADVEAARSRSRVVLKAMAANGYITPGQAESIDSTKIKIQPTAKEDSVRYFTDWALPQLDTLIDETSEAINVWTTLDSGMQQAAQRAIVANAPASTQGALVSLDRDGAVRAMVGGKSYPDSIYNRATQAQRQPGSAFKLFVYLTALESGMKPTDTMTDKPVDINGWKPRNSTRSYAGPVSLREAFARSINTISAQIGEQLGFSTIADMAHRFGITTEISTFPAMVLGTSDVRLIEMTQAFASVGNRGVAVTPYGISRVETVGGRVLYKHEAPEQRVLVAPWVAAEMTDLMQSAVLSGTGRAAQIGRPVAGKTGTTQSSRDGWFIGFSSGLTTGVWMGRDNAKPVAGLAGGTAPARAFHDFMVKAVAKRPVEQFETTVPMPDWELEPEESWFGDEYIESNTEPMVDADGNPFGPADPYGQPVPQQPQPQPQQPVTQEWLDGMFGNAPRQPGQQQQPQPPGTATPQPRVQRVPQPQPQPPRSPGGGDPSQPGSGAAQ; encoded by the coding sequence ATGGCCCGAACCGACACCGGCACAGCGCGGAGCTCCATACGCACAGCGTTCAAGCTCCTGCTCTATGCAGCGCTGCTGGGCGTGATCGCGCTTGTCGTCGCGGTCGCGGTCGCGGTTACCGCCTTGCCCAGCTATTCGAAGATGACCAAGCGGTCGGACCTTGGGCAGATGATCCGGGTGCACGGCGCGGACGGCACGGAATTGCTGTCGATCGGGCCCAGCTTCGGCCAGTGGCTGACCTACGACCAGATCCCGCAATCGATGCGCTCGGCCCTGATCGCGGTGGAGGATCGCCGGTTCCGCAGCCACATCGGCGTCGATCCGATCGGCATCGCCCGGGCGATCGGTTCGGCGGTCACGCGGGGCAGACGCGTCAGCGCGACGTCGACGATCACGCAGCAGCTCGCCCGCAACATCTTCCTGACCAACAACCGGAGCATGGGCCGCAAGATCAAGGAGGGCGTTCTCGCGCTGGCGCTGGAACGCAAGTTTAGCAAGGACCAGATCCTCGAGCTTTACCTAAATCGCGTCTACTTCGGTGGCGGCGCTTATGGCATCGACGCGGCATCGCGCCGCTTCTTCGGCCATGGGGCGGACCAGCTGTCGCTGGGCGAAGCGGCCATCATCGCCGGCCTGGTCAAGGCGCCGTCGAACTATGCCCCGACCGCCGATGTCGAAGCCGCGCGCAGCCGGTCGCGCGTGGTGCTGAAGGCAATGGCGGCGAATGGCTACATCACGCCCGGCCAGGCGGAGAGCATCGATTCGACCAAGATCAAGATCCAGCCGACGGCCAAGGAAGACAGTGTCCGCTACTTCACCGACTGGGCGTTGCCGCAACTCGACACGCTGATCGACGAGACGTCAGAGGCGATCAACGTCTGGACCACGCTGGATTCGGGCATGCAGCAGGCGGCGCAGCGGGCCATCGTCGCCAATGCCCCCGCCAGCACGCAAGGCGCGCTCGTCTCCCTCGACCGCGACGGCGCGGTGCGGGCAATGGTCGGCGGCAAGAGCTATCCGGATTCAATCTACAACCGCGCCACGCAGGCGCAGCGCCAGCCCGGGTCCGCGTTCAAGCTGTTCGTCTATCTGACGGCTTTGGAATCGGGGATGAAGCCGACCGATACGATGACCGACAAGCCGGTCGACATCAACGGCTGGAAGCCGCGCAATTCGACCCGCAGCTATGCCGGCCCGGTGTCGCTGCGCGAGGCCTTCGCGCGGTCGATCAACACGATCAGCGCCCAGATCGGCGAGCAGCTCGGCTTTTCGACCATTGCCGACATGGCGCACCGGTTCGGCATCACCACGGAGATTTCGACCTTTCCAGCAATGGTGCTGGGCACCAGCGACGTCCGCCTTATCGAGATGACGCAGGCCTTCGCGTCGGTCGGCAATCGCGGAGTCGCCGTCACGCCTTATGGCATCAGCCGCGTCGAAACGGTCGGCGGCCGCGTCCTCTACAAGCATGAGGCGCCCGAACAACGCGTGCTGGTCGCGCCTTGGGTTGCCGCGGAGATGACCGATTTGATGCAGTCGGCCGTGCTGAGCGGCACGGGTCGCGCCGCGCAGATCGGCCGCCCGGTCGCCGGCAAGACCGGCACCACCCAGTCCAGCCGCGACGGCTGGTTCATCGGTTTTTCGAGCGGGCTGACGACCGGCGTCTGGATGGGCCGCGACAACGCCAAGCCCGTGGCGGGCCTGGCCGGAGGCACCGCGCCGGCGCGCGCCTTCCACGACTTCATGGTCAAGGCGGTGGCCAAGCGCCCCGTCGAACAGTTCGAAACCACCGTCCCCATGCCCGATTGGGAGCTGGAGCCGGAAGAAAGCTGGTTCGGGGACGAGTATATCGAATCGAATACCGAACCGATGGTCGACGCCGACGGCAATCCCTTCGGTCCGGCCGACCCCTACGGCCAGCCGGTGCCGCAACAGCCGCAACCGCAGCCGCAACAGCCGGTCACGCAGGAATGGCTCGACGGGATGTTCGGCAACGCCCCGCGGCAGCCGGGGCAGCAGCAGCAGCCACAACCGCCGGGTACCGCCACGCCGCAGCCGCGGGTCCAGCGCGTGCCCCAGCCGCAGCCGCAACCGCCGCGTTCACCGGGTGGCGGCGATCCGTCTCAACCGGGCAGCGGCGCCGCGCAATAA
- a CDS encoding fimbrial biogenesis chaperone, with the protein MNFLTKSFAAAVLAAAPMLLPAAPADAGVGDLLVAPTRLVLNGGRSAEVILNNIGDEPATYRVSAEFRRMTPEGLLEEVTVPGAAEKAAEEMIVYSPRRVTLAPREPQSIRIAARPPKGLPDGEYRIHLLFRAIPPATPVAAPTGEPPKGLSFKLTPVYGVTIPVIVRLGNLDVKAAISDVHVDQHDGKPAVALQLHRTGTRSTFGEVRVVKAGVKEPLASGRAIAVYTELNERQVRIPVNEDYKGALSGPVTVQYLETYDDGAKVIAETQATLR; encoded by the coding sequence ATGAACTTCCTGACCAAATCCTTCGCCGCGGCCGTGCTTGCTGCCGCTCCCATGCTGCTTCCTGCCGCGCCGGCCGACGCCGGTGTCGGCGACCTTCTGGTCGCGCCGACCCGCCTGGTCCTCAACGGGGGCCGCAGCGCCGAGGTCATCCTCAACAATATTGGCGACGAGCCGGCGACCTATCGCGTTTCGGCCGAATTCCGCCGCATGACGCCCGAAGGGCTGCTGGAGGAAGTGACCGTCCCCGGCGCCGCCGAGAAGGCTGCGGAGGAAATGATCGTCTATTCACCGCGCCGGGTTACCCTGGCTCCGCGGGAGCCGCAGTCGATCCGCATCGCCGCGCGGCCGCCCAAGGGCCTGCCCGACGGCGAATATCGCATTCACCTGCTGTTCCGGGCGATCCCGCCAGCGACGCCGGTCGCGGCGCCGACGGGCGAACCGCCCAAGGGGCTGAGCTTCAAGCTCACCCCGGTCTATGGCGTGACCATTCCGGTCATTGTCCGGCTGGGCAATCTCGACGTCAAGGCTGCCATTTCCGACGTTCACGTCGACCAGCATGACGGCAAGCCTGCCGTCGCCCTGCAGCTTCATCGCACCGGTACCCGCTCGACCTTTGGCGAGGTTCGCGTGGTCAAGGCCGGCGTGAAGGAGCCGCTGGCGTCCGGCCGCGCTATCGCCGTCTACACCGAGCTCAACGAGCGCCAGGTACGGATTCCGGTCAACGAGGATTACAAGGGCGCGCTGTCGGGGCCGGTCACCGTCCAGTATCTCGAAACCTACGACGACGGCGCCAAGGTCATCGCCGAAACCCAGGCGACGCTCCGCTAG
- a CDS encoding DUF4402 domain-containing protein, with protein sequence MASRYALIALAAAAALLAGVPSSASAQCRLCSTPTTELATDANGADIQLSLEAALDFDNLVLDGDGQGEATLLPTGHRSASGSVTAVSARAMVGSVAITGVPGRAVRIDLPPRIELHSSRGGRIIIESIETDLPSAPRLDSAGNLNFRFGGRLDVRGGIEGDYRGDVPITVEYL encoded by the coding sequence ATGGCGTCCCGTTACGCCCTTATTGCGCTCGCTGCCGCCGCCGCTCTGCTGGCCGGCGTACCCTCGTCCGCGTCCGCGCAATGCCGCCTGTGTTCGACCCCGACGACGGAGCTGGCCACCGATGCGAACGGCGCCGATATCCAGCTTTCGCTCGAGGCGGCTTTGGATTTCGATAACCTTGTCCTCGACGGCGACGGCCAGGGCGAAGCGACGCTGCTTCCGACCGGGCACCGTAGCGCGTCGGGTTCGGTCACCGCAGTTAGCGCCCGCGCGATGGTGGGGTCGGTTGCCATAACCGGCGTGCCCGGGCGCGCCGTACGCATCGACCTGCCGCCGCGTATCGAACTGCACTCCTCGCGGGGCGGGCGGATCATCATCGAATCGATCGAAACTGACCTGCCGTCGGCGCCCCGGCTCGATTCCGCCGGCAATCTCAATTTCCGTTTCGGCGGCCGGCTCGACGTGCGCGGCGGGATCGAAGGCGACTATCGCGGCGACGTTCCGATCACCGTCGAATACCTCTGA